A window of Chitinophagales bacterium contains these coding sequences:
- the plsX gene encoding phosphate acyltransferase PlsX: protein MQIGIDLMGGDYAPLEAIKGIKKYFTEAPQPAQLILTGDESVIRPLLAEYQIPEDKILLIPTDQVIGMHEHPTKALKEKPNSSIAVGFGLLAKGKIDAFISAGNTGAMLVGALFSIKALEGVLRPTISTIIPKENGKTGLLLDVGINADCKPEQLNQFAIMGTVYARHILGIADPRVGLINVGEEEGKGNILAQATYPLLKENKHIHFIGNIEGRDILLDKADVMVCEGFVGNIILKMAESIYEVTSQKDIHHPYLDRFNFEIYGGTPVLGVSKPVIIGHGISGETAFKNMILLAQKMIEKEVMDLMKKELVD, encoded by the coding sequence ATGCAAATCGGAATCGACCTCATGGGTGGAGATTATGCCCCGCTGGAAGCCATTAAAGGCATAAAGAAATATTTCACGGAGGCCCCTCAACCCGCCCAACTTATTCTCACTGGTGACGAATCAGTCATCCGACCTCTGCTCGCTGAATATCAAATTCCCGAAGACAAAATACTTCTCATCCCCACCGATCAGGTCATTGGTATGCATGAGCATCCCACCAAGGCCCTGAAGGAAAAACCCAATTCTTCCATTGCGGTTGGATTTGGCTTGCTGGCCAAAGGAAAGATCGATGCTTTTATCAGTGCCGGTAATACAGGCGCCATGCTTGTCGGTGCCCTTTTTTCCATTAAAGCCCTGGAAGGGGTATTACGCCCAACCATCTCCACCATCATACCCAAAGAAAATGGAAAGACCGGTTTACTGCTTGATGTAGGTATCAATGCCGACTGCAAACCGGAGCAACTAAACCAGTTCGCCATCATGGGTACAGTTTATGCCCGGCATATACTGGGTATTGCTGATCCTCGTGTTGGATTGATCAATGTGGGCGAAGAGGAGGGCAAAGGAAATATACTGGCCCAGGCCACTTATCCCCTGCTCAAAGAAAACAAACACATTCATTTTATCGGGAATATAGAAGGCCGGGACATCCTGCTGGACAAGGCCGATGTAATGGTCTGCGAAGGCTTTGTGGGAAATATCATCCTGAAAATGGCCGAATCCATCTATGAGGTCACCAGTCAAAAAGATATACACCACCCCTATCTCGATCGCTTCAATTTTGAGATCTATGGTGGCACACCTGTACTGGGAGTTTCCAAACCGGTAATTATCGGCCATGGTATCTCAGGCGAAACCGCTTTTAAGAATATGATCCTCCTGGCCCAGAAAATGATCGAGAAGGAAGTAATGGATCTGATGAAAAAAGAATTGGTGGATTAA
- the pcaF gene encoding 3-oxoadipyl-CoA thiolase, which yields MPQSFLIDGIRSPIGSFGGALSPVRADDLAAHVIKAITDRNPAIPTSDIDEVIFGCANQAGEDNRNVARMALLLAGLPITIPGETVNRLCASGMSAIIHAHRAIQSGDGDIFISGGVEQMTRAPWVMSKASKAFGNDARLEDSSFGWRFINPKMKEQYGTDAMGETAENLVDLYKISREDQDRFANWSQQKAARAQASGRLAKEIMPVQLSGRAGITLVDQDEFIKPTTTPEILAKLKPAFRKEGTVTAGNASGLNDGAAATLIASESAVKKFGLQPMARIVASAVVGVEPRIMGIGPVMASQKALQKAGLTLDEMDIIEINEAFAAQVLACTRQLGLKDDDPRINPNGGAIALGHPLGMSGTRITWSAAMELNEQQKKYALVTMCIGVGQGYAVVLERP from the coding sequence ATGCCCCAATCCTTTCTCATTGACGGCATACGTTCTCCCATCGGTAGTTTTGGCGGTGCCCTTTCACCAGTCAGGGCAGATGATCTTGCAGCGCATGTGATCAAAGCCATAACAGACAGAAACCCGGCTATCCCTACCTCCGATATCGATGAGGTCATTTTTGGTTGTGCTAACCAGGCAGGGGAGGATAACCGTAATGTAGCCCGCATGGCCTTGTTACTCGCGGGTTTGCCCATTACTATCCCCGGTGAAACAGTCAACCGGCTTTGCGCTTCAGGCATGTCGGCCATCATTCATGCCCATCGGGCCATTCAGTCGGGGGATGGCGATATTTTTATTTCCGGAGGCGTTGAGCAGATGACTAGGGCCCCCTGGGTCATGTCAAAAGCCAGTAAGGCCTTTGGAAACGATGCCCGGTTGGAGGACAGCTCCTTTGGTTGGCGGTTTATCAATCCAAAGATGAAGGAACAATATGGCACCGATGCCATGGGAGAAACGGCCGAGAACCTGGTTGATCTGTATAAAATTTCGCGGGAAGACCAGGACCGATTTGCCAACTGGTCACAACAAAAAGCGGCCCGTGCACAAGCTTCTGGGCGTTTAGCCAAGGAGATCATGCCGGTTCAGCTTTCAGGAAGGGCGGGAATAACCCTGGTTGATCAGGATGAATTCATCAAACCAACTACAACCCCTGAGATACTTGCCAAACTTAAACCCGCCTTTCGGAAAGAGGGAACGGTTACTGCAGGAAATGCTTCGGGATTGAACGATGGGGCGGCAGCAACGTTGATCGCTTCTGAATCAGCAGTCAAAAAATTTGGGTTGCAACCCATGGCCCGTATCGTTGCCTCCGCTGTAGTGGGAGTGGAGCCACGCATCATGGGTATAGGTCCGGTAATGGCTTCACAAAAAGCACTTCAAAAAGCGGGACTCACATTGGATGAAATGGACATCATTGAAATAAATGAAGCGTTTGCCGCGCAGGTATTGGCTTGTACAAGGCAATTGGGCTTAAAGGATGATGACCCGCGTATCAATCCAAATGGCGGAGCTATTGCTTTAGGGCACCCATTGGGGATGTCGGGTACACGGATCACCTGGTCGGCAGCGATGGAGTTAAACGAACAGCAGAAGAAGTATGCACTGGTAACCATGTGCATCGGTGTTGGCCAAGGATATGCGGTCGTTCTTGAGCGCCCTTAG
- a CDS encoding DUF3810 domain-containing protein gives MAMKARSWVFLVLSAIAIKWISLYPPFVEKYYTYGVYPVISTVQRFLLGWIPISMGDLLYAFLILVVLFRVGKLIRVIYQKKFDKDYLLSALKQAIFLFLLIYVFFYGLWGLNYSRLGISHQLGLEIKKYEVAELDSLTKTLVGRVNQYAVQVSDEELSGFRKKRKLFQESREAFRELEKTYPFLRYEPKSIKPSLYSYLGNYLGFQGYYNPFSGEGQVNTTIPPFLEPFVACHEIGHQLGYAREYEANFIAFLACRNYDNPVFRYSLYFDMLHYTIDDLYRQDSVAAKKYIDQLDPLVKKHRKDLVNFYKGYRNPIEPVISNLYGQYLKANGQPEGKRSYNRIVAWLVAYGKKFGEEAL, from the coding sequence ATGGCCATGAAGGCCCGTTCCTGGGTCTTCCTTGTCCTGTCGGCCATAGCCATTAAATGGATTTCTCTCTACCCCCCATTCGTAGAGAAATATTACACCTATGGGGTTTACCCGGTGATTTCCACCGTACAGCGCTTCCTCCTGGGCTGGATACCCATCAGCATGGGTGACCTGCTCTATGCCTTCCTGATCCTGGTGGTCCTTTTCCGGGTCGGGAAACTGATCCGGGTCATTTATCAGAAGAAATTCGATAAGGATTATCTGTTGTCTGCCCTCAAACAGGCGATCTTCCTTTTTCTGCTGATCTATGTGTTCTTTTATGGACTTTGGGGATTGAATTACAGTCGGTTAGGTATTTCCCACCAATTGGGTTTGGAAATTAAAAAGTATGAGGTGGCCGAACTGGATTCACTTACCAAAACCCTGGTTGGGCGGGTGAACCAATATGCCGTCCAGGTATCGGATGAAGAGCTTTCAGGCTTCCGAAAAAAGCGTAAACTGTTTCAGGAAAGCCGGGAAGCATTCAGGGAATTGGAAAAAACATATCCCTTTCTCCGGTATGAACCCAAATCCATAAAACCCTCCCTTTACAGCTACCTGGGAAACTACCTCGGTTTTCAAGGCTATTACAATCCTTTTTCCGGGGAGGGGCAGGTCAATACCACGATCCCTCCATTTTTGGAGCCCTTTGTAGCCTGTCACGAGATCGGGCATCAATTGGGGTATGCCCGGGAATATGAGGCCAATTTCATTGCCTTTCTGGCTTGCCGGAACTATGATAATCCTGTTTTCCGGTATTCCCTCTATTTTGATATGCTTCACTATACAATTGATGATCTGTATAGACAGGACAGTGTGGCGGCTAAAAAGTACATTGACCAATTGGACCCGCTGGTAAAGAAACACCGAAAGGACCTGGTGAATTTTTATAAGGGATATCGTAACCCGATCGAACCGGTCATCTCCAATTTATATGGACAATACCTGAAAGCCAATGGACAACCCGAAGGAAAGCGGAGTTATAACCGGATCGTGGCCTGGTTGGTGGCGTATGGGAAAAAATTCGGGGAAGAGGCGTTGTGA
- a CDS encoding 4'-phosphopantetheinyl transferase superfamily protein yields MPIFFQHTVNDSTRIGVWKIEESEGFFKDSVPVHREVSHPHKRLQHLAGRFLLRYLFPSFPYELIQIADTRKPYLPNDAFHFSISHCGDFAAVIISPDQRVGIDIEKPVGKLVNLKEKFSTVEERALFPDESLSNLTLIWSAKETVFKWYGKGQVDFREHIQLKKYDPVNQQISGYFTKTNLNFDIAFTWLEGLAVCWLVRRET; encoded by the coding sequence ATGCCCATTTTTTTTCAACATACTGTCAACGATAGCACCCGGATCGGGGTATGGAAAATCGAAGAATCCGAAGGTTTCTTCAAGGATTCTGTACCGGTACACCGGGAAGTAAGTCATCCGCATAAACGATTACAGCATCTTGCGGGACGTTTTCTTCTACGTTACCTTTTCCCTTCCTTTCCTTACGAACTGATCCAGATCGCAGATACACGGAAACCCTATCTCCCCAACGATGCCTTTCATTTTTCCATCTCTCATTGTGGTGATTTTGCTGCGGTGATCATCAGCCCCGACCAACGCGTGGGTATCGATATCGAAAAACCGGTAGGAAAACTGGTGAACTTAAAGGAAAAATTTTCTACCGTGGAAGAAAGGGCCCTTTTCCCGGATGAAAGCTTATCCAACCTGACCCTTATCTGGTCGGCAAAGGAAACCGTGTTCAAATGGTATGGTAAAGGCCAGGTAGATTTTCGGGAGCATATTCAACTGAAGAAATACGACCCGGTTAACCAGCAGATATCTGGCTATTTTACAAAGACAAACTTAAATTTTGATATAGCGTTTACCTGGCTGGAGGGGTTGGCGGTGTGTTGGCTGGTGAGGCGTGAGACGTGA
- a CDS encoding family 43 glycosylhydrolase produces the protein MNFKGQWYLFYHDKDLSPNFDKARSIRADSLFFNEDGTIRKVIPTLRGIGVSAAHQKIQLDRYSEINPVGTSVDFLDTTNRFLGWKTLFEKQGAWVKYNTVDFAKKKFTHVWVRARSLNGGSLEIRSKSASGALLAKGKLDPGANWYTYKWPVLISPTGINDLVVKSVSEGQIELDWIQFEPAQATNPVVFADVPDMSMIRVGDTYYASSTTMHYNPGVPIMKSKDLVNWKLIGYAYDTLANLDELNLENGKSTYGRGSWASSLRYHKGLYYVSTFAQTTNKTHIFVTSDIEKGKWKRIEFGPSLHDHSLFFDDDGKVYLLYGNKKLTLVELKADLSGLKPGGLNQVVVENSTQPTDGIAPSGLGEGSQLFKVNGKYYLFNITWPRGGMRTVVVHRADKITGPYEGRIALQHLGVAQGGLIDMPNGNWYSYLFRDNGSVGRIPYLVPVKWVDGWPVLGEEGKVPDLLNLPAKKSLIPGIVASDEFVRKTGEPKLPLVWQWNHNPDNRLWSLEKRKGFLRLTTGRVDTSFYLVRNLLTQRTIGPVCTGTTTLDVTKMKDGDFAGMALYQKRYGQVGVKQEAGKKWIVMVSAESENAVERERIPLEQGTVFFRISCDFTDRTDTGYFFYSLDGKNWKPIGAPLKMTYTLPHFTGYRFALFNYATQQAGGYVDFDYFRIRE, from the coding sequence ATGAATTTTAAAGGTCAATGGTATCTGTTTTATCATGATAAGGACCTTTCCCCCAACTTTGATAAAGCACGTTCGATACGCGCCGATAGCCTTTTCTTTAACGAGGATGGTACCATCAGAAAAGTGATTCCTACGCTGCGAGGAATCGGGGTTTCAGCAGCGCACCAGAAAATTCAATTGGACAGGTATAGTGAAATCAACCCAGTCGGTACATCTGTCGATTTCCTCGACACAACCAACCGGTTCCTGGGATGGAAGACCCTTTTTGAAAAACAAGGCGCCTGGGTGAAATACAATACAGTGGATTTTGCCAAAAAGAAATTCACGCATGTGTGGGTCAGGGCCCGTTCATTGAATGGGGGCTCCCTGGAGATCAGGTCAAAATCGGCCAGTGGCGCCTTATTAGCTAAAGGGAAACTGGATCCTGGTGCAAACTGGTACACCTACAAATGGCCGGTACTAATTTCTCCTACCGGGATCAATGATCTAGTAGTAAAAAGCGTGAGCGAAGGTCAGATAGAACTGGATTGGATCCAGTTTGAACCGGCTCAGGCTACCAATCCGGTTGTATTTGCCGATGTGCCAGATATGTCCATGATCCGGGTGGGGGATACCTATTATGCCAGTAGCACCACCATGCATTATAACCCGGGTGTGCCGATCATGAAATCCAAAGACCTGGTCAATTGGAAACTGATCGGCTATGCGTATGATACCCTGGCCAACCTGGATGAGTTGAACCTTGAAAACGGAAAGAGTACCTATGGCCGGGGCTCCTGGGCCAGTTCTCTCCGGTATCATAAGGGTTTGTATTACGTGAGCACCTTTGCTCAAACCACCAATAAGACCCACATCTTTGTTACTTCAGATATAGAGAAAGGAAAATGGAAGCGTATCGAGTTTGGCCCCAGCCTGCACGATCATTCCCTTTTTTTTGACGATGACGGGAAGGTGTATTTGCTGTATGGAAACAAGAAACTGACATTGGTGGAATTAAAGGCTGACCTGTCTGGTCTCAAACCGGGAGGCCTTAACCAGGTGGTGGTTGAAAATTCAACACAACCTACTGACGGGATAGCACCCAGTGGACTTGGGGAAGGGTCACAATTATTTAAAGTAAATGGGAAATACTATCTGTTCAATATTACCTGGCCCAGGGGCGGCATGCGTACGGTGGTTGTACACCGGGCGGATAAAATCACTGGCCCCTATGAAGGGCGTATTGCCCTCCAACATCTGGGGGTAGCACAGGGTGGTTTGATCGATATGCCTAACGGTAACTGGTATTCCTACCTATTTCGTGATAATGGCTCAGTGGGTCGTATTCCTTACCTGGTTCCTGTAAAATGGGTGGATGGATGGCCGGTACTGGGAGAAGAGGGGAAGGTCCCGGATCTGCTGAACCTGCCAGCTAAGAAAAGTTTGATTCCCGGGATCGTAGCCTCCGATGAGTTTGTTCGAAAAACGGGAGAACCCAAATTGCCTCTTGTCTGGCAATGGAACCATAACCCAGATAATAGGCTATGGTCTTTGGAAAAGAGAAAAGGTTTTTTGCGTTTGACAACCGGAAGGGTGGATACCTCCTTTTATCTGGTCCGCAATCTGCTGACCCAACGAACCATAGGCCCTGTATGCACGGGCACCACCACATTGGATGTAACGAAAATGAAAGATGGTGATTTTGCCGGTATGGCCCTCTATCAAAAACGATATGGACAGGTAGGGGTAAAACAGGAAGCAGGCAAAAAATGGATCGTAATGGTGAGTGCAGAATCAGAGAATGCCGTGGAAAGGGAAAGAATACCCCTGGAGCAAGGCACCGTATTCTTCAGGATCAGCTGTGATTTCACCGATCGAACCGACACCGGCTATTTCTTTTACAGCCTGGATGGAAAGAACTGGAAACCCATTGGCGCTCCGCTGAAAATGACCTATACACTTCCCCACTTTACAGGTTACCGCTTTGCCCTCTTTAATTATGCTACCCAACAGGCGGGTGGGTATGTAGATTTTGATTATTTCCGCATACGTGAGTGA
- a CDS encoding dCTP deaminase, with product MILSDLRILEEINKGTIKLDPYDRECLGSNSYDVHLGKWLATYREHILDAKKHNEIEYFEIPEEGFVLYPHVFYLGVTLEYTETHAHVPFLEGKSSTGRLGIDIHATAGKGDVGFCGHWTLEISVKQPVKVYKGMPVGQLIYFPVDGEIEIAYNKKKNAKYSMQGDKPVESMMWKNRF from the coding sequence ATGATCCTTTCTGACCTGCGGATTTTGGAGGAAATCAATAAGGGAACGATCAAACTCGATCCTTATGACCGGGAATGCCTCGGAAGCAACAGTTATGATGTGCATTTGGGTAAATGGCTGGCCACTTACCGCGAGCATATCCTGGATGCCAAAAAACACAATGAGATCGAGTACTTCGAAATACCCGAAGAGGGTTTTGTTCTCTATCCCCATGTCTTCTACCTGGGTGTAACCCTTGAATATACCGAGACCCATGCCCATGTTCCCTTTCTGGAAGGAAAATCATCCACGGGACGCCTTGGTATCGATATCCATGCTACCGCTGGCAAAGGAGATGTTGGTTTCTGTGGTCACTGGACCCTTGAGATCTCCGTAAAACAACCAGTGAAAGTGTATAAAGGAATGCCGGTGGGCCAATTGATCTATTTTCCGGTAGATGGCGAGATCGAAATAGCTTATAACAAGAAGAAAAATGCGAAGTATAGCATGCAGGGGGATAAGCCGGTGGAGAGTATGATGTGGAAGAATAGGTTTTGA
- a CDS encoding DUF177 domain-containing protein encodes MGRGREYEIAFVGLKPGPHEYNYEITDKFFTAFQQQDFRNCQAQIKLVLDKKTGFMLLKFVVGGKLEVTCDRCSNNLPLELWDEFTITVKMVENPEEMNDQEEDPDVYYIGRGESHLHVANWIYEFINLSIPMQKSCDFEKMDGPYCNAAVREMLNRLEENPEKPVENPIWKGLDKFKNLGK; translated from the coding sequence ATGGGCAGAGGTCGGGAATATGAGATCGCCTTTGTGGGACTGAAACCCGGACCCCATGAATATAACTACGAAATAACAGATAAGTTCTTTACAGCCTTTCAGCAGCAGGATTTTCGGAACTGCCAGGCCCAGATTAAACTGGTACTTGACAAGAAAACCGGGTTTATGCTCCTGAAATTTGTAGTAGGTGGCAAATTGGAAGTGACCTGTGACCGGTGTAGCAATAATCTTCCCCTCGAACTTTGGGATGAATTTACGATAACGGTCAAAATGGTAGAGAATCCGGAAGAGATGAACGACCAGGAAGAGGATCCGGATGTGTATTATATCGGAAGAGGAGAAAGCCACCTGCATGTTGCCAATTGGATCTATGAATTCATCAACCTGAGCATCCCCATGCAAAAGAGTTGTGATTTTGAAAAGATGGATGGCCCCTATTGCAACGCCGCTGTACGGGAAATGCTTAACCGATTGGAGGAAAACCCGGAAAAACCGGTGGAGAACCCGATCTGGAAAGGCTTAGACAAGTTTAAAAATTTAGGAAAATAA
- a CDS encoding DUF2130 domain-containing protein: MQKRKVLESIKCPNCNHVFEPTDTIRDEVERELRTKMITWQKEKEKQFSEEKNKLLKETEESIRKNIAGDFENKLRLLEQNNKINEEKLRLSREKELEFLRKEQELQTKEKELEIEIQKVLLAERARLSETIRKEESERNSLKETEFQLKMKEMEEKLEAQKKLAEEMKRRAEQGLTQSQGEVQELLLEEMLRTSFPFDLVEEVGKGVKGADCIQTVRNSVGQDCGKIIYESKRTKEFVNDWIDKLKHDMRSQAADVAILVTQTFPRGMTSFGERNGIWICGYAEARAVAFLLRDSLIRVANASRNEENRGDKMHMLYGYLTSNEFAEQWKAIREGFMSMRLSIQKEKDMMEKIWKAREKQLEKVLLNAAHIKGSVEGIAGQDSVDLNLLESGEESEA, encoded by the coding sequence ATCCAAAAACGAAAGGTCTTGGAAAGTATCAAGTGCCCCAATTGCAATCATGTGTTTGAACCCACCGATACCATCCGTGATGAGGTGGAACGTGAATTACGTACCAAAATGATCACCTGGCAAAAAGAAAAGGAGAAACAATTTTCGGAAGAAAAGAATAAGCTCCTGAAAGAAACAGAGGAATCCATTCGTAAGAATATCGCGGGTGATTTTGAAAATAAACTCCGACTCCTGGAACAGAATAACAAGATCAATGAGGAGAAACTGAGACTATCGCGGGAAAAGGAATTGGAATTTCTGCGTAAAGAGCAGGAACTTCAGACAAAGGAAAAGGAACTGGAAATTGAAATTCAGAAAGTATTATTGGCGGAAAGGGCCAGGCTGTCGGAAACGATCCGGAAAGAGGAATCCGAACGCAATTCCCTTAAAGAAACAGAGTTTCAACTCAAGATGAAAGAGATGGAGGAGAAACTGGAGGCCCAGAAGAAACTGGCCGAGGAAATGAAACGCCGGGCTGAACAGGGACTTACGCAGTCGCAGGGAGAAGTACAAGAATTATTACTGGAAGAAATGTTACGTACCAGTTTTCCTTTCGACCTGGTGGAAGAAGTGGGCAAAGGGGTAAAGGGAGCTGATTGTATCCAGACCGTGCGAAATAGCGTTGGACAGGATTGTGGTAAGATCATTTATGAAAGTAAGAGGACCAAGGAATTTGTGAATGACTGGATCGATAAATTAAAACATGATATGCGGAGCCAGGCTGCGGATGTGGCTATTCTTGTAACCCAGACCTTCCCGCGGGGCATGACCTCCTTTGGTGAACGCAATGGTATCTGGATCTGTGGATATGCAGAAGCCCGTGCTGTGGCCTTCCTCCTTCGTGATAGTTTAATCCGTGTAGCTAATGCCTCCCGTAATGAAGAGAACCGGGGCGATAAGATGCATATGTTATATGGTTATTTAACCAGCAATGAATTTGCCGAACAATGGAAGGCCATCCGGGAAGGCTTTATGAGTATGCGATTGTCCATTCAAAAGGAAAAGGACATGATGGAAAAGATCTGGAAGGCCCGGGAAAAACAATTGGAAAAGGTATTACTGAATGCCGCACACATAAAAGGCTCAGTGGAAGGCATCGCCGGACAAGATTCGGTGGATTTGAATTTGTTGGAAAGCGGGGAGGAAAGTGAGGCGTGA
- the rpmF gene encoding 50S ribosomal protein L32, with the protein MPNPKRRHSQQRSAKRRTHYKATAATLTTDSTTGETHVRHRAHVSEGKLIYKGKVVAEKSPVK; encoded by the coding sequence ATGCCTAATCCCAAACGACGCCATAGCCAGCAACGCAGCGCTAAACGCCGGACCCATTACAAGGCTACTGCCGCTACACTGACCACCGATAGCACTACCGGGGAAACCCATGTACGCCATCGCGCACACGTGAGCGAAGGAAAGCTGATCTACAAGGGTAAAGTAGTAGCGGAGAAGTCGCCTGTGAAGTAA
- a CDS encoding FAD-dependent oxidoreductase, producing MKYIIIGAVAGGASTAARLRRMDEHAEIILFEKGEYVSYANCGLPYYIGDVITEREKLFVQTASGFRNRFAIDVRVQSEVIALDPTNKNVSVKNLITGEEYIETYDKLVLSPGAEPVRPPLPGIQEQGIFTLRNVGDTDRIKNYVQGFLKGKAVIIGAGFIGLEMAENLHHLGMDVSIVEMGDQVMAPLDYSMAALVQQHIRSKGVHLYLETAVTGFERTESGLTVMVKDREPLPADVVILSIGVRSDIRLAKAAGLEIGKAGGIFVNEFLQTSNPDIYAVGDVIEFNCPITHKPSNTFLAGPANKQGRICANNIVFGNSRTYKGAINTAIAKVFDMTVATAGVPVKKLKANGMEPLVSTTFNGSHAEYYPGAEKMTIQLAYEQETGKLWSAQVVGYEGVDKRVDLLATVIKNGGTIYDLTELEHAYAPPYSSAKDPVNMAGFAAENVLQKRVQPFYWPEIQELTKEDYLLDVRTVEEFGKGSIPGAVNIPLDEMRQRLNEIPTDKTVYLFCQVGMRGYLASRILMQHGFEDVRSLSGGYRLWDACTTEKDLLRVEELV from the coding sequence ATGAAATACATAATCATTGGCGCCGTTGCAGGTGGAGCCAGCACAGCCGCCCGACTCAGAAGAATGGATGAACACGCAGAGATCATCTTATTTGAAAAGGGAGAATACGTTTCTTACGCCAATTGTGGATTGCCCTATTATATCGGGGATGTGATCACGGAAAGAGAAAAATTGTTTGTGCAAACCGCTTCGGGTTTTCGCAACCGCTTTGCGATCGATGTGCGGGTGCAATCGGAAGTGATCGCCCTTGATCCAACCAATAAAAATGTTTCGGTGAAAAATCTGATCACCGGAGAAGAATATATCGAAACCTATGATAAATTGGTCCTGTCTCCAGGCGCCGAGCCGGTACGACCACCATTGCCCGGTATCCAGGAACAAGGGATATTCACCTTGCGTAATGTGGGTGACACAGACCGTATCAAAAACTATGTACAAGGTTTCCTCAAAGGAAAAGCCGTGATCATTGGTGCCGGATTTATCGGTCTTGAAATGGCCGAGAACCTGCACCATTTAGGCATGGATGTATCCATTGTGGAAATGGGTGACCAGGTGATGGCACCGCTGGATTATTCCATGGCCGCGTTGGTACAACAGCATATCCGATCGAAAGGAGTTCATTTATATTTAGAAACAGCCGTTACTGGTTTTGAACGGACAGAAAGTGGTTTAACTGTAATGGTAAAGGATCGGGAACCGCTGCCAGCCGATGTAGTGATTCTTTCGATTGGAGTACGTTCCGATATCCGGCTGGCCAAAGCAGCCGGACTCGAGATCGGGAAAGCAGGTGGGATCTTTGTCAATGAATTTCTCCAAACCTCCAATCCCGACATCTATGCGGTCGGGGATGTGATCGAATTTAATTGTCCCATTACGCATAAACCTTCGAATACTTTCTTAGCAGGTCCCGCCAATAAACAAGGCCGTATCTGCGCCAATAATATTGTTTTTGGTAATTCGCGTACCTATAAGGGTGCGATCAATACAGCCATTGCAAAAGTGTTTGATATGACCGTGGCCACCGCCGGTGTCCCCGTGAAGAAGCTCAAGGCCAATGGTATGGAGCCGCTCGTATCAACCACTTTTAATGGTTCACATGCAGAATACTATCCCGGAGCAGAAAAGATGACAATTCAATTGGCCTATGAACAAGAAACGGGAAAGTTATGGAGTGCCCAGGTAGTTGGCTATGAGGGCGTGGACAAACGGGTTGACCTGCTGGCTACTGTCATTAAGAATGGAGGCACAATCTATGATCTGACTGAACTGGAACATGCCTATGCACCTCCTTATTCTTCTGCAAAAGATCCGGTGAATATGGCCGGGTTTGCTGCCGAAAATGTGTTGCAGAAAAGAGTGCAGCCTTTCTACTGGCCCGAAATTCAGGAGCTCACCAAAGAGGATTATCTACTCGATGTACGCACGGTCGAGGAATTCGGCAAAGGTTCGATCCCCGGAGCGGTCAATATTCCCCTCGATGAAATGAGACAGCGCCTGAATGAGATTCCCACAGATAAAACAGTTTATCTGTTTTGTCAGGTAGGCATGCGAGGTTATCTGGCTTCCCGGATTTTGATGCAACATGGGTTTGAGGATGTTCGAAGTTTGTCGGGTGGGTATCGGTTGTGGGATGCCTGTACAACCGAAAAGGACTTACTTAGGGTAGAAGAACTGGTATAA